A genome region from Balneolaceae bacterium includes the following:
- a CDS encoding arginine deiminase-related protein, whose product MSNVITSADQLDFSLDDIPSMPLPKRVLLVRPTYYTVEHEINPHMKGQTGKVDKMQAEDQWEILRDTYRQMELQTEVIEGEEGLDDMVFCANQSLPFLDAEGNKQVIMSIMKAEHRRREVPYLEQWYRRDGYEIFYLNEEKVDYYEGCGDAICHDGLRLLWGGHGFRSTLEGHRRVSELLDVPVLAVELIDDAFYHLDTCLCVLDRRTALVYPDAFTGEGMELIETVFERVIRATSYEARKLLACNAVCPDGRNVIIQKGCTDVNKKLRDAGYQVHEVDTSEYLKSGGSVFCMKQMVW is encoded by the coding sequence ATGAGCAACGTGATAACATCGGCCGATCAGCTCGACTTCTCCCTGGACGACATTCCCTCCATGCCCCTCCCCAAGAGGGTACTGCTGGTCCGTCCCACCTACTACACCGTGGAGCACGAGATCAACCCCCATATGAAGGGTCAAACAGGTAAGGTGGATAAGATGCAGGCTGAGGACCAGTGGGAGATTCTTCGCGATACCTACCGCCAGATGGAACTCCAGACCGAGGTCATCGAGGGGGAGGAGGGACTGGACGACATGGTCTTCTGCGCCAATCAGAGCCTGCCCTTCCTGGATGCCGAAGGAAACAAGCAGGTGATAATGAGCATCATGAAGGCCGAGCACCGCCGCAGGGAGGTGCCGTACCTCGAACAGTGGTACCGACGCGACGGCTACGAGATTTTCTACCTGAACGAGGAGAAGGTGGACTACTACGAAGGCTGCGGGGATGCCATCTGTCACGACGGGCTGCGTCTGCTTTGGGGCGGCCATGGGTTTCGCAGCACGCTTGAAGGCCACCGCCGGGTGTCGGAGTTGTTGGACGTGCCGGTACTGGCCGTGGAATTGATCGACGATGCCTTCTACCACCTGGACACCTGCCTCTGCGTGCTCGATCGTCGTACCGCGCTGGTCTACCCTGATGCATTTACCGGCGAAGGGATGGAACTGATCGAGACGGTCTTCGAGCGGGTCATCCGGGCTACCAGTTACGAGGCGCGTAAGCTGCTGGCCTGCAACGCCGTCTGCCCCGACGGCCGCAACGTCATTATCCAGAAGGGCTGCACCGACGTAAATAAGAAACTGCGGGATGCCGGCTACCAGGTGCACGAAGTGGACACTTCGGAGTACCTCAAAAGCGGTGGGAGCGTCTTCTGCATGAAGCAGATGGTCTGGTAG
- a CDS encoding response regulator transcription factor: MKPRHTILLVEDEEEPAEMLADFLEMNDYQVLMAHDGEEALSLIEQHAGDIHLAVLDIMVPKVDGKEVCRRIRRHPVLSDIPVIFLTAKDEEKDEIEGLELGADDYISKPASLNLVKAHVESLLRRQNPRTANWLQYGDAYLDTEARELYVKEEKVELTSTEFTLLELLFQNPKRVYTRQEILAHITEDGKYVFDRTVDVHIKNLRLKMEEAGKLIKTYRGIGYGMNREIIKVS, from the coding sequence GTGAAACCCAGGCACACCATACTGCTGGTAGAGGACGAGGAGGAGCCGGCCGAAATGCTGGCTGACTTCCTGGAGATGAACGACTACCAGGTGCTGATGGCCCACGACGGGGAGGAGGCCCTGTCGCTCATTGAACAGCATGCGGGCGACATCCACCTGGCGGTGCTGGATATCATGGTACCCAAGGTGGACGGCAAGGAGGTCTGCCGTCGCATCCGCCGCCACCCGGTGCTGTCTGATATCCCCGTCATATTCCTGACGGCCAAGGACGAGGAGAAGGACGAGATCGAGGGACTGGAGCTGGGGGCGGACGACTACATCTCCAAGCCGGCCAGCCTTAATCTGGTGAAGGCTCACGTGGAATCGCTGCTGCGCCGCCAGAATCCCCGTACAGCCAACTGGCTGCAGTACGGTGACGCCTACCTTGACACGGAGGCGCGGGAGCTCTATGTGAAGGAGGAAAAGGTGGAGCTCACCTCCACCGAGTTCACCCTGCTGGAGCTGCTGTTCCAGAATCCCAAACGGGTCTACACACGACAGGAGATTCTGGCGCACATCACCGAAGACGGCAAGTACGTCTTCGACCGGACGGTGGACGTGCACATCAAGAATCTGCGGCTGAAGATGGAGGAGGCCGGCAAGTTGATAAAAACCTACCGGGGCATAGGCTACGGGATGAACCGCGAGATCATCAAGGTGTCCTGA
- a CDS encoding 6-bladed beta-propeller, giving the protein MYPWKIHSLIILSLIATALLALQNQGLAQELSVSFEEQLVIGNQEDAPKEYLFGGPRYIRTDSENRIYVATMNNSIRVFGPEGKYLKNIGRRGRGPGEFIGITAMAIGNNDELIVYDGRLRRLTKFFNFGDSLKSQTLQHPTWTASNLVPLPNEQFASVSISAPWIYEYADDLDPVDYQDKPVHLIDGYSWERIRSFFNVYDNMQFDKEKPVEARFAMWGDYNLAKLNDSILAITHEITDGSIYLVNINSGEVREVQGHFTGRDSYEMLDWQYRRSYRENRVNLVTASATPNTSQIVYQIRLRSTALLANDKWVLHFVQTAEGSQGEKNAYTIELLDKEGKYLGYTSIEDDFTPRLETTIFFPKHLDDQNRLYYTDYSSGVPVIRVTKIIMNE; this is encoded by the coding sequence ATGTATCCTTGGAAGATTCATTCCTTAATTATTCTCTCTCTGATTGCCACAGCACTATTAGCCCTACAAAATCAGGGACTTGCCCAGGAACTTTCGGTTTCATTCGAGGAGCAGCTCGTTATAGGCAATCAAGAGGATGCACCCAAGGAGTACCTGTTCGGCGGTCCCAGATACATACGGACAGACTCGGAGAACCGAATCTATGTCGCGACCATGAACAATTCCATCCGGGTATTCGGTCCCGAGGGTAAATATCTGAAAAATATCGGCAGGCGGGGCAGGGGGCCCGGAGAGTTCATTGGTATCACAGCAATGGCTATTGGAAATAACGACGAACTCATTGTATATGATGGCAGATTACGGCGTCTTACGAAGTTCTTTAATTTTGGAGATTCCTTGAAGTCACAGACTTTGCAGCATCCAACGTGGACGGCAAGTAATTTAGTCCCACTGCCGAATGAGCAGTTTGCCAGTGTCTCCATTTCAGCACCTTGGATTTACGAATATGCCGATGATCTTGATCCAGTAGATTACCAAGACAAACCCGTACATCTGATAGATGGCTATTCCTGGGAAAGGATCCGTTCCTTTTTTAACGTATACGACAATATGCAATTTGACAAAGAAAAGCCCGTGGAAGCCAGGTTTGCTATGTGGGGAGATTATAATTTGGCAAAACTAAACGACTCTATACTAGCTATCACCCACGAAATTACGGATGGTTCCATATACCTGGTGAACATTAACAGCGGGGAGGTCCGGGAGGTTCAAGGCCATTTTACAGGCAGAGATTCCTACGAGATGCTGGACTGGCAATATAGAAGGTCCTACAGAGAAAATAGAGTAAATTTAGTTACGGCAAGTGCGACTCCAAATACCAGCCAGATAGTATACCAGATAAGGCTCAGATCCACAGCACTGCTGGCAAACGACAAGTGGGTACTTCACTTTGTTCAAACGGCGGAGGGATCACAAGGAGAGAAGAATGCCTACACTATTGAGCTCCTTGACAAGGAAGGGAAATATCTCGGCTACACTTCCATAGAAGACGACTTCACACCCCGGCTGGAAACCACTATCTTCTTTCCCAAACACTTAGATGATCAAAACCGGCTCTACTACACGGACTACTCCTCCGGTGTGCCGGTCATACGTGTTACAAAAATCATTATGAATGAGTAA
- the carA gene encoding glutamine-hydrolyzing carbamoyl-phosphate synthase small subunit yields the protein MSLQSNDKAVIALSDGTVERGFAIGKKGTTGGELCFNTSMTGYQEIFTDPSYYGQLMMMTYPHIGNYGTMSRDDEARTVMIAGLITRAFSREYSNPQADGSLQEYLERHEVVGISGVDTRRLVRHIRDKGVMNAVISSEILDEEELVGRAKSWDPMEGLELATKVTRREAQTVHSDGPWKVAAFDYGIKQNIINNLRDRGCTLRIFPAKGEFREELEEWNPDGFFFSNGPGDPNATSSYALEAVNYAKQTGKPLFGICLGHQLMALSEDIPVRKMYVGHRGANQPVKNLETGKVEITTQNHGFAVDELKIDKSKVEITHLNLNDDTIEGMRFKNFPGMSVQYHPEASPGPHDSAYLFDRFIEMIEKN from the coding sequence ATGTCCCTTCAATCCAATGATAAAGCAGTCATCGCCCTGTCCGACGGAACCGTCGAACGCGGATTCGCTATCGGCAAGAAAGGCACCACCGGCGGCGAGCTCTGCTTCAACACATCCATGACCGGCTACCAGGAGATCTTCACCGATCCCAGCTACTACGGCCAGCTCATGATGATGACCTATCCCCACATTGGGAACTACGGCACCATGAGCCGCGACGACGAAGCACGCACCGTGATGATTGCCGGTCTCATCACCCGAGCTTTTTCCCGGGAGTACAGCAATCCCCAGGCCGACGGCAGCCTCCAGGAGTACCTGGAGCGCCACGAGGTGGTGGGCATCAGCGGGGTGGACACCCGCCGGCTGGTACGGCATATACGGGACAAGGGCGTCATGAACGCCGTCATCTCCTCGGAGATTCTCGACGAGGAGGAGCTGGTTGGTCGCGCCAAATCCTGGGACCCCATGGAGGGACTTGAGCTGGCCACGAAAGTGACCCGCCGGGAGGCCCAAACGGTGCACAGCGACGGGCCCTGGAAAGTGGCCGCCTTCGACTACGGCATCAAGCAGAACATCATCAACAACCTGCGCGACCGGGGCTGCACCCTGCGCATTTTTCCCGCCAAAGGCGAGTTCCGCGAGGAGCTCGAGGAGTGGAATCCCGACGGCTTCTTCTTCAGCAACGGACCGGGCGATCCCAACGCCACGAGCTCCTACGCCCTGGAAGCGGTGAATTACGCCAAGCAGACAGGCAAGCCCCTCTTCGGCATCTGTCTTGGACACCAGCTTATGGCCCTTTCCGAAGACATCCCCGTCAGAAAAATGTACGTAGGACACCGCGGGGCCAACCAACCGGTCAAAAACCTGGAGACCGGCAAGGTGGAGATCACCACCCAAAACCACGGTTTTGCCGTGGACGAGCTAAAGATCGACAAGTCGAAGGTGGAGATCACGCACCTGAACCTGAACGACGACACCATCGAGGGCATGCGCTTCAAGAACTTCCCCGGGATGTCCGTGCAGTACCACCCGGAGGCATCTCCCGGCCCCCACGACTCGGCCTACCTCTTCGACCGCTTCATTGAAATGATCGAAAAAAACTAA
- a CDS encoding 6-bladed beta-propeller — protein MSAMGGCNYFFSIYAKRLVVYSLTIRYFTILSIIIAGVLFLQNQGAAQERSVTFEEQLVIGNQNNPPAEYLFGGPRYIRTDSENRIYITTMNNSIRVFSPDGKYLKNIGRRGKGPGEFISISAIAVGKNDELIAYDGRLGRLTWFYNFGDSLKSLNLTHPDWTGSDIVPLPNNQFASVEIQFPWIYEVADIDFVDYKDRLIHLIDGDSWEKTRSLFNVYDHMMFDKEEPVEARFAMGGDYQLAKLNDTTLAITHKISDGSIYLVNTKSGYVREVQGHFAGHDSYEILEWQYRRSYHENRYNMVTASATPNTSTLVYQIKLRSRALLANNKWLLHFVQTAEGNNTTYNIEFIDKDGNYLGYTPIRDDFTTRQDDSPVFVAMHLDNQNQLYYADYSSGVPVIRVTKIVMEE, from the coding sequence ATGTCCGCAATGGGTGGGTGCAACTACTTTTTTTCAATATATGCCAAAAGACTTGTCGTGTACTCTTTGACGATTCGTTATTTCACTATTTTAAGTATCATTATTGCAGGAGTATTATTCCTACAAAATCAGGGAGCCGCCCAAGAGCGATCGGTCACCTTTGAGGAACAGCTCGTAATTGGCAATCAAAATAACCCACCGGCAGAATACCTGTTCGGCGGCCCCAGATACATACGGACCGATTCCGAGAACCGAATCTATATCACGACCATGAATAATTCCATCCGGGTATTCAGTCCGGACGGGAAATATCTGAAGAACATTGGGCGACGGGGCAAAGGGCCCGGAGAGTTTATATCCATTTCAGCTATAGCTGTCGGAAAAAACGATGAGCTTATTGCATATGATGGCAGGCTGGGGCGTCTGACCTGGTTCTACAATTTCGGGGATTCCTTGAAGTCGCTGAACTTGACTCATCCGGACTGGACTGGGAGCGATATAGTCCCACTTCCAAATAATCAGTTTGCCTCAGTTGAAATCCAATTCCCTTGGATTTATGAAGTTGCGGATATTGACTTCGTTGATTACAAAGATAGACTCATACATTTGATAGACGGTGATTCTTGGGAAAAGACCCGTTCCCTTTTTAATGTCTATGACCATATGATGTTTGACAAAGAAGAGCCAGTGGAAGCCCGATTTGCCATGGGGGGGGATTATCAACTGGCAAAACTTAACGACACCACACTGGCTATTACACATAAAATATCAGACGGTTCCATATATCTGGTGAATACTAAGAGCGGGTACGTCCGGGAGGTCCAAGGCCACTTTGCGGGACATGACTCCTACGAGATACTGGAATGGCAGTATAGAAGATCTTATCATGAAAATCGCTACAACATGGTTACAGCAAGCGCAACCCCCAATACCAGCACGTTAGTGTATCAAATTAAACTCAGATCTAGAGCATTACTGGCTAACAATAAGTGGTTGCTTCACTTTGTACAAACTGCGGAAGGAAATAACACTACCTACAATATTGAATTTATTGACAAGGATGGAAATTATCTTGGCTACACTCCCATTCGCGACGATTTTACCACCCGGCAGGATGATTCCCCAGTATTTGTAGCCATGCACCTGGACAATCAAAACCAGCTCTATTACGCGGACTACTCCTCTGGAGTACCCGTCATCCGCGTTACTAAAATAGTTATGGAAGAGTAA
- a CDS encoding DUF58 domain-containing protein, with product MLLKPDLLSQLAPLELRARKIVEGFISGLHKSPYYGFSVEFAEHRPYTPGDEIKHIDWKVYAKTERYYIKQYEEETNLRCYVMLDTSSSMYYKYFGEWTKLRYGIHFAAALMYLMHRQRDACGLVPFSDEMESFIPAKSSYTHLRQVFTMLEQLLEKEDEQSAGQRKTSSAKVIHELAERLNHRSLVVLVTDLFENVDDHENLISSLKHLRHRKHEVLLFNVMEKKSERDLDFPDRRFRMEDMETGASMEVLPAQVREDYRKKVEEYIHRFKMACSEFQIDFEQIDTQQDFDLALLAYLNKRKNLG from the coding sequence ATGCTGCTAAAACCTGATTTACTGTCCCAGCTGGCACCCCTCGAACTGAGGGCGCGCAAAATCGTGGAGGGATTCATCTCCGGCCTCCACAAGAGCCCCTACTACGGTTTCAGCGTGGAGTTTGCTGAGCACCGTCCCTACACACCCGGCGACGAGATCAAGCATATCGACTGGAAGGTCTATGCCAAGACCGAGCGCTACTACATCAAACAGTACGAGGAGGAGACCAACCTGCGCTGCTATGTAATGCTCGACACCAGCAGCTCCATGTACTACAAGTATTTCGGGGAGTGGACCAAGCTGCGCTACGGTATTCACTTCGCCGCCGCCCTCATGTACCTGATGCACCGCCAGCGGGATGCATGCGGACTGGTACCCTTCAGCGACGAGATGGAGTCTTTCATCCCGGCCAAGTCCTCCTACACCCATCTGCGGCAGGTATTCACCATGCTGGAACAGCTGCTGGAAAAGGAAGACGAGCAGTCCGCCGGGCAGCGCAAGACCTCTTCGGCCAAGGTGATCCACGAGCTGGCTGAGCGGCTCAACCACCGCAGCCTCGTGGTGCTGGTCACCGACTTATTTGAAAACGTGGACGACCACGAGAACCTGATATCCTCCCTCAAGCATCTGCGCCACCGCAAGCACGAGGTGCTGCTCTTCAACGTGATGGAGAAGAAGAGCGAGCGGGACCTGGACTTTCCTGACCGGCGCTTTCGTATGGAGGATATGGAAACGGGGGCATCCATGGAGGTACTTCCCGCGCAGGTACGCGAAGACTACAGGAAGAAGGTGGAGGAGTACATCCACCGCTTCAAAATGGCCTGCAGCGAATTCCAGATCGACTTCGAGCAGATCGACACCCAGCAGGACTTCGACCTGGCACTGCTGGCCTATCTCAACAAGCGCAAGAACCTGGGGTAG
- the carB gene encoding carbamoyl-phosphate synthase large subunit, with translation MPRRDDLHKILIIGSGPIVIGQACEFDYSGTQACRSLMDDGYEVVLINNNPATIMTDPLMADEIYLKPLTPESVREVVEKEKPDAVLPTMGGQTGLNLARDLQQENFWSERGISIIGVDIAAVDITEDRQAFRDLMEEIDIPQCRSRAAESMLEAKEIVEELGGLPIVIRPSFTLGGSGGGIVWKWEEFERKVLRGLEMSPVHRVLIEESIFGWKEYELELLRDDNDNVVIICTVENVDPMGVHTGDSLTVAPSQTLTDKQFQMLRDAAIKMMNSIGNFAGGCNVQFAVEPGSDRFVAIEINPRVSRSSALASKATGYPIAKIATKLAVGYTLDELPNPITGVSSACFEPSIDYVIVKIPRFNFEKFPNVDEELTTQMKAVGEVMSIGRNFPEALNKAWQSLEVGRSGLGADGYEELDRKHIRERLLKPYWDRMLNIRNAFKLGASVEEIADITKVDPWFLQQIRNMVSLENRTEGQSLDSLAREDLYELKQAGFSDVQIAWLLSQSNGEVTENQVRARRKELDVKPVFKMVDTCAAEFPAQTPYYYSTYEGENESEVTDKKKVMILGSGPNRIGQGIEFDYSCTHAVLAAQEMGYEAIMVNCNPETVSTDFDIADKLYFEPVYWERVLDIFEHEQPEGVILQVGGQTALKLGKRFVEEDIKIFGTPFEMIDFAEDRGSFSKFLKKLDIPFPRYGTARDVEGALEIAERIGYPVLIRPSYVLGGQGMRIAVKPEELERYTQRVLDTHPENAFLIDKFLEQAVEVDVDAVYDGETLHIAGIMQHIEPAGVHSGDSTAVIPTYSLSEQAVETIKKYQEKIASNMGIVGFINVQYAVKDDKVYVLEANPRSTRTIPFLAKATGRPEAQIAVKVMLGAKIKDFPEKDLTSTLTKWAVKEPVFPFDKFPEVKKELGPEMKSTGESIYFMEDFNDEHFKKPFEFKNLYLSK, from the coding sequence ATGCCACGACGCGACGACCTACACAAAATCCTGATCATCGGCTCCGGACCCATCGTCATCGGACAGGCCTGCGAATTCGACTACTCAGGCACGCAGGCCTGCCGCTCGCTCATGGACGACGGCTACGAGGTAGTGCTGATCAACAACAACCCGGCCACCATCATGACCGACCCTCTGATGGCCGACGAGATCTACCTGAAGCCCCTCACGCCCGAGTCGGTGAGGGAGGTGGTCGAAAAGGAAAAGCCCGACGCCGTGCTCCCCACCATGGGCGGGCAGACGGGCCTCAACCTGGCGCGCGATCTGCAGCAGGAGAACTTCTGGAGCGAGCGCGGCATCAGCATTATCGGCGTGGACATCGCGGCGGTGGACATCACCGAGGATCGCCAGGCTTTCCGTGACCTGATGGAGGAGATTGACATCCCGCAGTGCCGCAGCCGCGCCGCCGAATCGATGCTGGAGGCCAAGGAAATCGTGGAGGAGCTCGGGGGATTGCCCATCGTCATACGGCCTTCCTTCACCCTGGGAGGCTCCGGCGGAGGCATTGTATGGAAATGGGAGGAGTTCGAGCGCAAAGTGCTCAGGGGACTCGAGATGAGTCCGGTGCATCGGGTGCTCATCGAGGAAAGCATCTTCGGCTGGAAAGAGTACGAGCTGGAACTTCTGCGGGACGACAATGACAACGTGGTGATTATCTGCACCGTCGAAAACGTGGATCCCATGGGGGTTCATACGGGCGACTCCCTCACGGTGGCGCCCTCACAGACCCTCACCGACAAGCAGTTCCAGATGCTGCGCGACGCCGCCATTAAAATGATGAACTCCATCGGCAACTTCGCCGGCGGCTGCAACGTGCAGTTTGCTGTGGAGCCGGGCAGCGACCGCTTCGTAGCCATCGAGATCAACCCACGGGTGAGCCGCTCCTCCGCCCTGGCCTCCAAGGCCACCGGATACCCCATCGCCAAGATCGCCACCAAGCTGGCTGTGGGCTACACCCTGGACGAACTTCCCAACCCTATCACAGGCGTCTCCTCGGCCTGCTTCGAGCCCTCCATCGACTATGTGATCGTAAAGATTCCACGCTTCAATTTCGAGAAATTCCCCAACGTGGACGAGGAGCTCACCACGCAGATGAAAGCTGTTGGTGAGGTGATGAGCATAGGCCGCAACTTCCCCGAAGCTCTCAACAAGGCGTGGCAGTCGCTCGAGGTCGGACGCAGCGGGCTGGGAGCCGACGGCTACGAGGAGCTGGACCGCAAGCATATCCGCGAGCGCCTGCTCAAGCCCTACTGGGACCGCATGCTCAACATCCGCAACGCCTTCAAGCTGGGGGCATCGGTCGAAGAGATCGCCGACATCACCAAGGTGGATCCCTGGTTCCTGCAACAGATTCGAAACATGGTCTCCCTGGAGAACCGCACCGAGGGACAGTCCCTCGACTCCCTGGCCCGCGAGGACCTCTACGAGCTCAAGCAGGCGGGCTTCTCGGACGTGCAGATCGCCTGGCTGCTCAGCCAGAGCAATGGGGAGGTCACCGAGAACCAGGTCCGCGCCCGCCGCAAGGAGCTGGACGTGAAGCCCGTATTCAAGATGGTGGACACCTGCGCGGCCGAGTTCCCCGCCCAGACTCCCTACTACTACTCCACCTACGAGGGCGAAAACGAAAGCGAGGTAACCGACAAGAAAAAGGTGATGATCCTGGGAAGCGGACCCAACCGCATCGGCCAGGGCATTGAATTCGACTACTCTTGCACCCACGCCGTGCTGGCCGCCCAGGAGATGGGCTACGAGGCCATCATGGTGAACTGCAACCCCGAGACGGTATCGACCGACTTCGACATCGCCGACAAACTCTACTTCGAGCCGGTCTACTGGGAGCGGGTACTCGACATCTTCGAGCACGAGCAGCCCGAAGGGGTCATCCTCCAGGTGGGCGGACAGACCGCCCTCAAGCTGGGCAAGCGCTTCGTGGAAGAGGACATCAAGATCTTCGGCACCCCCTTTGAGATGATCGACTTCGCGGAAGACCGCGGTTCCTTTTCGAAATTTCTCAAAAAACTGGACATTCCCTTCCCGCGGTACGGCACCGCCCGCGACGTGGAGGGCGCCCTGGAGATTGCCGAACGCATCGGCTACCCGGTGCTTATACGTCCAAGTTATGTGCTCGGAGGACAGGGCATGCGCATCGCCGTCAAACCCGAGGAACTGGAGCGCTACACCCAGCGGGTGCTGGACACCCACCCCGAGAACGCCTTTCTCATCGACAAATTCCTGGAGCAAGCCGTGGAGGTGGACGTCGACGCGGTCTACGACGGCGAAACTCTCCACATCGCCGGCATCATGCAGCATATCGAGCCGGCCGGGGTGCATTCGGGCGACTCCACCGCGGTCATCCCCACCTACTCCCTGAGCGAGCAGGCCGTGGAGACCATCAAGAAGTACCAGGAAAAAATCGCCTCCAACATGGGCATCGTGGGCTTCATCAACGTGCAGTACGCGGTGAAGGACGACAAGGTCTACGTGCTGGAAGCCAATCCCCGCTCCACCCGCACCATCCCCTTCCTGGCCAAGGCCACGGGACGTCCGGAGGCGCAGATTGCCGTCAAGGTGATGCTGGGAGCCAAGATCAAGGACTTCCCGGAGAAGGACCTCACCTCCACCCTTACCAAGTGGGCCGTCAAGGAGCCGGTCTTCCCCTTCGACAAGTTCCCCGAGGTGAAGAAGGAGCTGGGACCCGAAATGAAGTCCACCGGCGAAAGCATCTACTTCATGGAAGACTTCAACGACGAGCACTTCAAAAAACCGTTCGAGTTCAAAAATCTTTATCTGAGCAAGTGA
- a CDS encoding SDR family oxidoreductase, whose amino-acid sequence MAFQDKVVWITGASSGIGEALAYAFSERGARLILSSRRRDELERVKANCAGDSGTIHVLTLDLVETDTLPAKAAEAVEIFGRIDLLFNNGGISQRSLAVDAEMEVIRRVMEINFFGTVALTKAVLPHMLERGEGHIAVTSSVMGKFGTRLRSTYAASKHALHGWFDCLRQEVYGEGLQVSLVCPGYVKTQVTVNALEGDGSRHGEMGRGQKQGMAPETFAKKLLPKLARGKPEIYIGGTEIIAIYLKRFAPRLLNWVLRRSEVT is encoded by the coding sequence ATGGCATTTCAAGACAAGGTCGTCTGGATAACCGGCGCCTCCTCCGGCATCGGCGAGGCCCTCGCCTACGCATTCAGCGAACGCGGCGCGCGACTCATTCTATCCTCCCGCCGCCGGGACGAACTGGAGCGCGTAAAAGCCAACTGCGCCGGTGACTCCGGCACCATACATGTGCTAACTCTCGACCTGGTCGAGACCGATACCCTGCCTGCCAAGGCTGCAGAAGCCGTAGAGATATTCGGGCGCATCGACCTGCTGTTCAACAACGGGGGCATCAGCCAGCGCTCCCTGGCCGTGGACGCAGAGATGGAGGTAATCCGCCGCGTTATGGAGATCAACTTCTTCGGCACGGTGGCCCTCACCAAGGCCGTGCTGCCGCACATGCTGGAGCGGGGTGAGGGACACATCGCGGTGACCAGCAGTGTCATGGGCAAATTCGGTACCCGCCTGCGCTCCACCTACGCCGCCTCCAAACACGCCCTGCACGGCTGGTTCGACTGCCTTCGCCAGGAAGTGTACGGAGAGGGACTGCAGGTCAGCCTGGTCTGCCCGGGCTACGTCAAAACACAGGTAACCGTCAACGCCCTGGAAGGCGACGGCAGCCGGCATGGAGAGATGGGAAGAGGACAAAAGCAGGGCATGGCGCCAGAAACCTTCGCTAAAAAGCTGCTTCCCAAGCTGGCCCGCGGCAAGCCCGAGATCTACATCGGCGGCACCGAAATCATTGCCATCTACCTGAAACGCTTCGCTCCCCGCCTGCTCAACTGGGTGCTGCGCCGCTCGGAAGTGACCTGA